Proteins co-encoded in one Sulfurimonas sp. HSL1-2 genomic window:
- the gyrA gene encoding DNA gyrase subunit A, translated as MSELLDNSEIENINIEESLQSSYLDYSMSVIIGRALPDVRDGLKPVHRRILYAMDKLNLSAGAKYKKSARIVGDVIGQYHPHGDTAVYDALVRMAQPFSMRMTLVDGQGNFGSIDGDNAAAMRYTEARMTKYAGELLKDLDKETVNMIDNYDATTQEPEILPTRVPNLLINGSSGIAVGMATNIPPHNPKEVLSALVHLVDNPKATLTDIMHYIKAPDFPTGGTIFGKKGIMDAYETGRGRIKVRAKTHIEQTRKKEIIVIDELPYMVNKARLIESIANLVKDKQIDGISEIRDESDREGIRVVIELKRDAMSEIVLNNLFKSTNMQTTFGIIMLSILNQEPRVFPILEMLNHFINHRKTVIIRRTIFDLEKAKARAHILEGLKKALDHIDAIIKLIRASKDTETAKEGLISEFDFSPVQAQAILDMRLQKLTGLEREKIENELKELLELIEYLESVLRSEEVLRGIIKEEFNEVMEVYNDPRRTDIEDDYDDIDIEDLIPNEPMVVTITHRGYIKRVPLVNYEKQRRGGKGKTAVTTYEDDFIESFFTCNTHDTLMFVTDRGQLHWLKVYRIPEGSRTAKGKAVVNLIQLQQDEKIQSIIPTTDFSDEKSLVFFTENGIVKRTNLSEFSNIRSNGVRAIVLDDDDTLITAKIATAETKYLFILTKYAQCIKFEIDKTRDQGRSTRGVRGIKFKHDGDRVVDANIIDSDEQEILTISEKGIGKRTTAGEYRLTNRAGSGVIAMKLNAKTGQHVVGCVIVNENMDMMALTKGGKMIRVDMESISKSSRNTSGVYIVKGDDVVSISRCPKKEPVTDEEDDGEEGEMENVQIEPEQQSFDLE; from the coding sequence ATGAGCGAACTGTTGGACAACAGCGAAATCGAAAATATCAATATTGAAGAGAGTCTGCAGAGCAGCTACCTCGACTACTCCATGAGCGTCATCATCGGCCGGGCGCTTCCGGACGTACGCGACGGTCTCAAACCGGTTCACCGCCGTATCCTCTACGCTATGGACAAGCTCAACCTCTCCGCCGGGGCGAAATACAAAAAATCCGCCCGTATCGTCGGGGACGTCATCGGTCAGTACCACCCCCACGGCGACACGGCGGTCTATGACGCGCTGGTCCGTATGGCGCAGCCCTTCTCCATGCGGATGACCCTCGTCGACGGCCAGGGGAACTTCGGTTCCATCGACGGCGACAACGCGGCGGCGATGCGTTATACCGAAGCGCGTATGACGAAGTATGCCGGGGAACTGCTCAAGGACCTCGACAAAGAGACCGTCAACATGATCGACAACTACGATGCGACGACACAGGAGCCCGAGATCCTGCCGACCCGCGTCCCCAACCTGTTGATCAACGGCTCTTCCGGTATCGCCGTCGGTATGGCCACCAACATCCCGCCGCACAACCCCAAAGAGGTCCTCTCCGCACTGGTACACCTCGTCGACAACCCCAAAGCGACGCTGACGGACATCATGCACTATATCAAGGCACCGGACTTCCCGACCGGCGGAACGATCTTCGGCAAGAAAGGGATCATGGATGCCTATGAGACCGGCCGCGGCCGCATCAAGGTCCGTGCGAAGACCCATATCGAACAGACCCGCAAAAAAGAGATCATCGTCATCGACGAGCTCCCCTACATGGTCAACAAGGCGCGCCTGATCGAGAGCATTGCCAACCTTGTCAAAGACAAGCAGATCGACGGAATCAGCGAGATCCGCGACGAATCCGACCGCGAAGGGATCCGTGTCGTCATCGAGCTCAAACGCGACGCCATGAGCGAAATCGTGCTCAACAACCTTTTCAAATCGACCAACATGCAGACGACCTTCGGGATCATCATGCTCTCCATCCTCAACCAGGAGCCGAGAGTATTCCCGATCCTGGAGATGCTGAACCACTTTATCAACCACCGCAAAACGGTCATCATCCGCCGCACGATCTTCGACCTCGAAAAAGCGAAGGCGCGTGCGCACATTCTCGAAGGTCTGAAGAAAGCGCTGGATCACATCGATGCGATCATCAAACTGATCCGAGCCAGCAAAGACACCGAAACCGCCAAAGAGGGGCTCATCTCCGAGTTCGACTTCAGCCCGGTCCAGGCCCAGGCGATCCTCGACATGCGTCTGCAGAAGCTGACCGGCCTCGAGCGCGAAAAGATCGAGAACGAGCTCAAAGAGCTGCTCGAACTCATCGAATACCTCGAGAGCGTCCTGCGCAGCGAAGAGGTGCTCCGCGGCATCATCAAAGAGGAGTTCAACGAGGTGATGGAGGTCTATAACGACCCGCGCCGTACCGACATCGAAGATGACTACGACGATATCGATATCGAGGACCTGATCCCGAACGAGCCGATGGTCGTCACCATCACCCACCGCGGCTACATCAAACGCGTGCCGCTGGTCAACTACGAGAAACAGCGCCGTGGCGGCAAAGGCAAAACCGCCGTCACAACCTACGAGGACGACTTCATCGAAAGCTTCTTCACCTGCAACACCCACGATACGCTGATGTTCGTCACCGATCGCGGGCAGCTGCACTGGCTGAAGGTCTACCGCATCCCGGAAGGTTCCCGTACGGCCAAAGGAAAAGCTGTCGTCAACCTGATCCAGCTCCAGCAGGACGAAAAGATCCAGTCGATCATCCCGACGACCGACTTCAGCGACGAAAAGTCCCTGGTCTTCTTTACCGAGAACGGTATCGTCAAGCGGACAAACCTCAGCGAGTTCTCGAACATCCGTAGCAACGGGGTGCGCGCCATCGTACTCGACGACGACGATACGCTGATAACGGCGAAAATCGCCACCGCGGAGACGAAGTATCTCTTCATCCTGACGAAGTATGCGCAGTGTATCAAGTTCGAGATCGACAAAACCCGTGATCAGGGACGCAGTACCCGCGGTGTACGCGGTATCAAGTTCAAGCATGACGGTGACCGTGTCGTCGACGCGAACATCATCGACAGCGACGAGCAGGAGATCCTTACCATCAGCGAGAAGGGGATCGGCAAGCGGACGACCGCGGGCGAATACCGCCTGACCAACCGCGCCGGCAGCGGGGTCATTGCCATGAAACTCAACGCGAAAACCGGCCAGCATGTCGTCGGTTGTGTGATCGTTAACGAAAATATGGACATGATGGCGTTGACAAAAGGCGGCAAGATGATCCGCGTCGATATGGAGAGCATCTCCAAATCGAGCCGCAACACGAGTGGCGTCTACATTGTCAAAGGCGATGATGTCGTCAGCATCTCCCGCTGTCCGAAAAAAGAACCCGTGACAGACGAAGAGGATGACGGCGAAGAGGGCGAGATGGAAAATGTCCAGATCGAGCCCGAACAGCAATCATTTGATTTAGAATAA